The genomic segment GAGCGCGAGCTCGCCGATCGAGACCACCGTTTCGACCTCCTCGCGCGGCAGGATCTCGATCGCGGCAAGCACCGCCAGCGCGATCGGCAGGTCGAAATGCGAGCCTTCCTTCGGCAGATCGGCGGGCGAGAGATTGACCGTGATCTTCTTCATCGGCAGCGCGATGGCGAGCGCGCCAAGCGCCGCGCGCACCCGCTCGCGCGCTTCGGAGACCGCCTTGTCGGGCAGCCCGACGATGGCAAAGCCCGGCATCCCGTGCGAGAGCGCGCATTGCACCTCGACGAGGCGCGCCTCGACGCCTTCGAACGCTACGGTATAGGTTTTCGCGACCATGCCTGCCCCCGGTTTTGGTTAACCGTAGCGGCGGCTTCTTTAAGAATGGTTAACGCTGTCGCGCACGAGCGCCATGAATTGCGGCCAGGCGGCGGGGTCGGCGAGCGTCTTGTCGCGGCAAAACGGGTTGCAAAAGCCGTAGACCCGCCCGTCGAATTCGAGAAAGTCGCTGACCGGTTTGCCGGAATAAGGGCAGGCGGTGTTGACCGAGGGGCCCTCGGTCGCGCGCGCGGGGAGCGGCGCGGGGCCGGGCCAGGGCCGGGCCTGCCAGTCGCGGCGGTAGAAGGGCTGATCTTGCCCCTCCGCCAGCCCCATCGCGCGCCAGCGGCGGAAATTCGGCTCGGTCAGTTGCGCCTCGATATAGCTGTCGAATTCCGCGCCGATCGGCAGGTTATACCCCGCGATCCGCGCCGCGACCGGCGCAAAGAACGCATCCGCCGCGCACCATTGGCCAAAGAGCCACGGCCCGCCGGCGCCGAACCGCGCCCGCGCCATCGACCACAGCGTCTTGATCCGCGCGAGATCGAGCAGCACCTCATCGGGGGGTGCGCAATCGACATAGCTCACCCGCAGGTTCATCGGGCAATGGCTGCGCAGCGCCGAAAAGCCCGAATGCATCTCCGCCGCAAGCCAGCGCGCCACCGCCCGCGCGCTCGGGTCCGCGGGCCAGAGCCCGACCTCGGGGTGCCGCTCGGCCAGCGTCTCGGCGATCGCGAGCGTCTCGCCGATGATCGTGCCATCGGGCAGCCGCAGCGCCGGCACCAGCCGCGCGGGCGCGAACCGGCTCAGCAAGTCATTGAAATCAGGGGAGTAAAGCCGCCCGGTCAGGACCGTGACCGGGATCCCCGTGCGCGCAAACAACAGCCAGCCCCGCAGCGACCAGCTCGAATAGCTCCGATCCCCGATCGCCAGTTGATAGCCCATGATCACCCCTCAACACCGATCCCGACAGGCTAACACCGATTTGTGAGCGCCGAAACGCACATTTCAGCGGAACATTTTTTTGTGAGAATCATTCTAAACTGGAAGACAAGCCGCCCGCTCTGCGCCATGATGTTAGCGCTGAGCACGCCACAAGTGGGTTGGGAGACCCGGGAGACTGAGATGGCACTCGAAGGAATGACCGATGAAAGCCTGCCGCGCGAGGCGATGCGTGCGGAATTTCTCGACGCCGAGACCGAGGCGGAACTGGCGCGCGCCTGGCGTGACCGGCGCGATGAGGCGGCGCTGCATCGCCTCGTGATGGCCTACATGCGGCTTGCGGTGTCGATGGCGGCCAAATTCCGCCGCTATGGCGCGCCGATGAACGACCTGATCCAGGAGGCCTCGCTCGGGCTGATGAAGGCGGCCGACAAGTTCGACCCCGACCGCGGCGTGCGCTTCTCGACCTATGCGGTCTGGTGGATCAAGGCCTCGATCCAGGAATTCGTCATGCGCAACTGGTCGATGGTGCGCACGGGCTCGACCTCTTCGCAGAAGTCATTGTTTTTCAACATGAAACGGGTTCAGGCGCAGGTCGAGCGCGAGGCCGATGCCGAGGGCGTGGCGCTCGATGGCGCGCAGGTGCGCCAGCGCATCGCCGAGCTGATCGGCGTGCCGCTCGCCGATGTCGAGATGATGGAGGGCCGGCTTGCGGGCTCGGATTTCTCGCTCAACACGCCCCAGGGCGGTGAGGAGGAGAGCCGCGAATGGGTCGAGACGCTGGCCGACGACGGCGAGACCCCCGAGGAGCGGGTCACCGGCAGCCATGACGGCGCGCTGATGCGCGGCTGGCTCGGCGAGGCGATGGGCCGGCTGAGCGATCGGGAGCGGTATATTGTCACGGAACGGCGCCTGATCGAGGAGCCGCGCACCCTTGAAAGCTTGGGCCAGGAGCTCGGTCTGTCGAAGGAACGCGTGCGTCAGCTCGAGGCGCAGGCCTTCGGCAAGATGCGCAAGAGCCTTGAAACCCATGGGCAGGAGGTTGCAAGCTTCTTCGCATGAAAAAGCTTGCCTCTCTGTTAACCTTCCTTGCCGCGCTGCCTGCGGCGGCCGAAGAAATCACCCCCGCGGATCTGCCCGCGAAACTCGCCGAGGCGCGGCCGGAGATTGCCGTCCTCGGCGAGATCCATGACAACCCCGCGCATCATCTCGCCCAGGCCGCGGCGGTGGCCGCGATGCGCCCGCGCGCGCTCGTCTTCGAGATGTTGACCCCCGATCAGGCGGCCAAGGTCACGCCCGAGCTGCGGCGCGATCCGGCGGCGCTGGGCAAGGCGCTCGGCTGGGAGGAGGCGGGCTGGCCCGATTTCGCGATTTACGCGCCGATCTTTGCCGCCGCGCCCGAGGCGCTGATCGTCGGCGCGGCGCTCCCGCGCGAGGAGGTGCGGCGCGCGATGGCCGAGCCGCTCGAGCGGGTCTTTGGCCCGGATGCCGCGCGCTATGGGCTCGATCAGCCCTATCCGGCGGCGGAGCAGGCCGCGCTCGAGGCCGAGACCCAGGCCGATCATTGCGGCGCGCTGCCTGAGGAGATCCTGCCCGGGATGGTCGCGGCGCAGCGGCTGCGCGACGCGGCCTTTGCCCGCACCGCGGTGCGCACGCTGAAGGCGGTGAGCGGGCCGGTGGCGGTGATCACGGGCTCGGGCCATGCGAGGAA from the Rhodobacter xanthinilyticus genome contains:
- a CDS encoding glutathione S-transferase N-terminal domain-containing protein; the encoded protein is MGYQLAIGDRSYSSWSLRGWLLFARTGIPVTVLTGRLYSPDFNDLLSRFAPARLVPALRLPDGTIIGETLAIAETLAERHPEVGLWPADPSARAVARWLAAEMHSGFSALRSHCPMNLRVSYVDCAPPDEVLLDLARIKTLWSMARARFGAGGPWLFGQWCAADAFFAPVAARIAGYNLPIGAEFDSYIEAQLTEPNFRRWRAMGLAEGQDQPFYRRDWQARPWPGPAPLPARATEGPSVNTACPYSGKPVSDFLEFDGRVYGFCNPFCRDKTLADPAAWPQFMALVRDSVNHS
- a CDS encoding RNA polymerase factor sigma-32: MALEGMTDESLPREAMRAEFLDAETEAELARAWRDRRDEAALHRLVMAYMRLAVSMAAKFRRYGAPMNDLIQEASLGLMKAADKFDPDRGVRFSTYAVWWIKASIQEFVMRNWSMVRTGSTSSQKSLFFNMKRVQAQVEREADAEGVALDGAQVRQRIAELIGVPLADVEMMEGRLAGSDFSLNTPQGGEEESREWVETLADDGETPEERVTGSHDGALMRGWLGEAMGRLSDRERYIVTERRLIEEPRTLESLGQELGLSKERVRQLEAQAFGKMRKSLETHGQEVASFFA
- a CDS encoding ChaN family lipoprotein; translation: MKKLASLLTFLAALPAAAEEITPADLPAKLAEARPEIAVLGEIHDNPAHHLAQAAAVAAMRPRALVFEMLTPDQAAKVTPELRRDPAALGKALGWEEAGWPDFAIYAPIFAAAPEALIVGAALPREEVRRAMAEPLERVFGPDAARYGLDQPYPAAEQAALEAETQADHCGALPEEILPGMVAAQRLRDAAFARTAVRTLKAVSGPVAVITGSGHARNDRAVPAMIARAVPSLRVVSLGQLEAAPGEAVGPDLPYDWWIVTPPTPREDPCKAFQ